Proteins co-encoded in one Streptomyces sp. SLBN-31 genomic window:
- a CDS encoding ABC transporter permease has product MPDYLRLEVRRTLRDVGFVVGGVAMPVLMYLLFTNLGADDGGYKTAAMVGMAGYGAVGSALNTGGGVAEDRAIGWLRQLRVTPMTPRQVVVGRALTGSVTVLPAIVAVLAAGGLVNGVRLAAWQWGAIALLLWLGSLPFTLLGLGNGYRLTGQTTGVANMACNLGLAVLGGLWFPVTLFPGWLRALSAYTPTYRFAQLGTSVADGRAPALGAVCVLGAWLLAFGSYAVLSYRRSGRTA; this is encoded by the coding sequence ATGCCGGACTACCTGCGGCTCGAAGTGCGCCGTACCCTCCGCGACGTCGGGTTCGTCGTCGGCGGGGTCGCCATGCCGGTGTTGATGTATCTGCTGTTCACCAACCTCGGTGCGGACGACGGGGGTTACAAGACCGCGGCGATGGTGGGGATGGCGGGGTACGGGGCCGTCGGGTCCGCGCTCAACACCGGCGGCGGGGTCGCGGAGGACCGGGCGATCGGCTGGCTGCGGCAGTTGCGGGTGACGCCGATGACACCGCGGCAGGTCGTCGTCGGGCGGGCCCTGACCGGCTCGGTGACCGTGCTGCCGGCGATCGTGGCGGTGCTGGCGGCGGGCGGTCTGGTCAACGGGGTGCGGCTGGCGGCCTGGCAGTGGGGCGCGATCGCGCTGCTGCTGTGGCTGGGCTCGCTGCCGTTCACACTGCTGGGGCTGGGCAACGGCTACCGGCTGACCGGACAGACCACCGGCGTGGCGAACATGGCCTGCAACCTGGGGCTGGCCGTCCTCGGCGGCCTGTGGTTCCCCGTCACCCTCTTCCCGGGCTGGCTGCGCGCCCTGTCGGCGTACACGCCCACCTACCGGTTCGCCCAACTGGGCACCTCGGTCGCGGACGGACGCGCTCCGGCGCTCGGCGCCGTCTGCGTCCTGGGGGCTTGGCTGCTGGCCTTCGGTTCGTACGCTGTGCTGTCGTACCGGCGGTCCGGACGGACCGCCTGA
- a CDS encoding sensor histidine kinase, which produces MNWTRGIACQLRQWRAARDRWRADMRAFKAAQKEARRTGAEVPEQPGPPPTAFSLLPWLLMGLGAFSNLFQGRTPNPWIGGLGLLTFNSLYIFVATRAFVKEKRQSVSTRVALAVMAAITCALAGAYGDNWLLFFPLLGLATGAALRGEHLRWSGTGVALLAGVVSTARDGWNGLNIAYATFISTMVTAAILSLSEAVRELRAAREQLAHQAVEKERLRFSRDLHDLLGHTMSVIVVKSEAARRLAPRDLDAALAQITDIESVGRQALTEIREAVTGYREGSLGTELDRARSVLEAADVEPVVRRSGTPLAPQTEVLLGWVVREAVTNVVRHAGATRCEITVDSASEQVRLTVADNGGGEPAFPSSPGVGGTGLKGLTERLAAAGGSLRAGPSPRGGFTVTAELPLEPGDAPAPVAATAPRAR; this is translated from the coding sequence ATGAACTGGACACGTGGGATCGCCTGTCAGCTGCGGCAGTGGCGGGCGGCCCGGGATCGGTGGCGGGCGGACATGCGGGCCTTCAAGGCCGCACAGAAGGAGGCGCGCCGCACCGGCGCCGAGGTGCCCGAGCAGCCGGGCCCGCCGCCGACCGCCTTCTCCCTGCTGCCGTGGCTGCTGATGGGGCTGGGAGCGTTCTCCAACCTCTTCCAGGGCAGGACCCCCAACCCGTGGATCGGCGGTCTGGGGCTGCTCACCTTCAACTCCCTCTACATCTTCGTGGCGACGCGCGCCTTCGTGAAGGAGAAGCGGCAGTCCGTCTCCACACGGGTGGCGCTGGCCGTGATGGCCGCGATCACCTGCGCTCTGGCCGGCGCCTACGGCGACAACTGGCTGCTGTTCTTCCCGCTGCTCGGGCTGGCCACGGGTGCGGCCCTGCGGGGCGAGCACCTGCGCTGGTCCGGTACCGGTGTCGCCCTGCTCGCCGGGGTGGTCTCCACCGCGCGCGACGGCTGGAACGGTCTGAACATCGCCTACGCCACCTTCATCTCGACCATGGTGACGGCGGCGATCCTCTCACTGTCCGAGGCGGTACGGGAACTGCGCGCCGCCCGTGAGCAACTCGCCCACCAGGCCGTGGAGAAGGAGCGGCTGCGCTTCTCCCGCGATCTGCACGACCTGCTCGGCCACACCATGTCGGTGATCGTGGTGAAGTCGGAGGCCGCCCGGCGGCTGGCCCCGCGGGACCTGGACGCGGCGCTGGCCCAGATCACCGACATCGAGTCCGTGGGCCGGCAGGCCCTCACCGAGATCCGGGAGGCCGTCACCGGCTACCGCGAGGGCAGCCTCGGCACCGAACTCGACCGCGCGCGCTCGGTGTTGGAGGCGGCCGACGTGGAGCCGGTGGTGCGGCGTTCGGGTACGCCCCTCGCCCCGCAGACCGAGGTCCTGCTGGGCTGGGTGGTGCGGGAGGCCGTCACCAACGTCGTGCGGCACGCGGGAGCGACCCGCTGCGAGATCACCGTGGACAGCGCCTCCGAGCAGGTCCGCCTGACGGTCGCCGACAACGGCGGCGGCGAACCGGCCTTCCCCTCCTCCCCCGGCGTCGGCGGCACGGGCCTGAAGGGCCTGACCGAGCGCCTCGCGGCGGCGGGCGGCTCCCTGCGGGCCGGCCCGTCGCCGCGAGGCGGCTTCACGGTCACCGCCGAGCTTCCCCTGGAGCCCGGCGACGCACCGGCACCCGTGGCGGCTACGGCGCCCAGGGCGCGCTGA